One Desulfurobacteriaceae bacterium genomic window, GATCCTACGTTCTTTCCAAGTTTCTCTTGGTCTCCAACAACGTCAAGGACATCATCTATTATTTGAAAAGCAAGTCCTATACTATTTCCATAGGTTCTTAAAGCTTCTATTTCCTCTTCCTTTCCACCTCCTGTAATAGCACCTGCTACAACTGAAGCTGTAATAAGCCTTCCCGTTTTATTCTTGTGCATAAAGAGAAGTTCTTCTAAAGATACGTCGTTCCTATTTTCCGCATCTAAATCGCACTGCTGGCCTAAAACCATTCCAAGCATTCCTGAAGCTTCAGAAATTTCCTGAATTACTTTAACTTTCCTCTCACAATCAAAATCCCAGTTTGCTAAAACCTCAAACGCCCTATTTAAAAGGGCATCTCCAGCTAAAACTGCTGTCGCTTCTCCAAATTTCACCCAAGTTGTCGGATGTCCACGCCTTAAAGTGTCGTTGTCCATAGCCGGTAAATCATCGTGAACCAGAGAATAAGTATGAATCATCTCTATTGCACAAGCAGGAACTATCGCATCTTCAAAATTCCCACCAACCGCTTCACAACCGGCAAGGCAGAGAATAGGTCTTAATCTCTTTCCCCCAACAGTCAGAGAGTAAGAAACTGCTTCATAAAGCTTTTTTCCAAACTCTGGAAAAGAAGGAAGGTATTTCAGAAGTTCGTTATCTATAAGTTCTTTCCTCTCCTTTAAGTATGCTTTCAACTCCATCACTTAAACCTCTTCTCCTCTCCTTTTAAAAGACGAACGATGTTTGAATAGTGTTTCACAACAATAACAGAAGCTGCTAGCAATACTAAGAGTAACGAAAGCTTAGAAGGATTCTCTACAAATCTAAATATTGTAGGGTAGGAAAGTGCTGCTGTTATAGAACTTAAAGAAACATACCTTGTAAGGAAAAACACGAAAAAGAAAACTGCCGCCGCAAATAGTGTTGCCTTTGGGGAAACAACAAGAAAAACTCCCAAAGCAGTAGCTACTCCCTTTCCTCCATTAAACTTTAAAAATGGAGAAAAACAGTGACCTA contains:
- a CDS encoding polyprenyl synthetase family protein, with amino-acid sequence MELKAYLKERKELIDNELLKYLPSFPEFGKKLYEAVSYSLTVGGKRLRPILCLAGCEAVGGNFEDAIVPACAIEMIHTYSLVHDDLPAMDNDTLRRGHPTTWVKFGEATAVLAGDALLNRAFEVLANWDFDCERKVKVIQEISEASGMLGMVLGQQCDLDAENRNDVSLEELLFMHKNKTGRLITASVVAGAITGGGKEEEIEALRTYGNSIGLAFQIIDDVLDVVGDQEKLGKNVGSDIEKGKTTFVTFFGVDGAKKKAREEVEKAIASLEIFPREKVEPLVKIAEFIVEREY
- the plsY gene encoding glycerol-3-phosphate 1-O-acyltransferase PlsY, whose translation is MASLLFVVAFLLGSVPFGYVIGKLKGVDVRKHGSGNIGATNVSRVLGKKWGAFVLLLDALKGALPTLITKALGYPLEYQLMVGLFAILGHCFSPFLKFNGGKGVATALGVFLVVSPKATLFAAAVFFFVFFLTRYVSLSSITAALSYPTIFRFVENPSKLSLLLVLLAASVIVVKHYSNIVRLLKGEEKRFK